The following nucleotide sequence is from Salvelinus namaycush isolate Seneca chromosome 23, SaNama_1.0, whole genome shotgun sequence.
gttggattggagggtggtggctagggccattccccctagaaatgtctgggaatttgcaggtgccttggtggaagagtggggtaacatctcacagcaagaattggcaaatctggtgcagtccatgaggaggagatgcacttcagtacttaatgcagctggtggccacaccagatactgactgttacttttgattttgaccctcctttgttcagggacacattattcaatttatgttagtcacatgtctgtggaacttgttcagtttatgtctcagtagTTGAATCTTGTCTTGTTCATACAAAAatgtacacatgttaagtttgctgaaaataaacacagttgacagtgagaggacgtttctttcttTTTTGAGTTTACATGcacatattatctcaattacctcaactacctcatgcccctgcacattgactcagtatggTACTCCTATATAgtcttgttattttattgtgttaccatTTCATTTTTCTTACTTGTTTAATCTACATTGTTGTCAAAATGGTTATATCGTAAAAAATGCATGattttcttttgggggggggggggtgtttgggTTTAATGTAAGATTAGGGAtaagtttaaaatcacatttttagAAGATACATTGTTGAAATGGGCGTGCTTCATGACTTTGCGGCTGTGGTAACTAGCTATGACCTggcacaactccgatataaagtgttttttctcaaagttgccgggatgtcacgtgtcctacttatattaGTACACTATTAACAACCATATTACTACGGAATgtatattcgatcaaataagccatGCAATTTTTTGACAACGaaattcgacactcattgaccTACATACAAAAACTCGCTTGGTGAgcgaaaaaatatataaaacgccacctgctggagagGTCAGATTCCGGGCCCAGTTATCCCTCTCGCTTCGGGTCTTCCGCGCTGTTCTTATTCACGATTCCGGTAGTTGCGGACCACTGCGTTATTGCCCGTGAATTGTCATTTTGCGACATTTGCGGAACTTTGTTACAACGTTGAGCAATAGCGATCATCGGTCATTTCAATTTGAAATTCGATGGTTAGTTTCATTGCACGAACGGGTGGAGTCTGGTTTTCCACGCGTTTCTTGCACAGTAGCCTAGTAAATTGTGCATTTGAAATGCCTGTTTATAAATTGTACTGCTACTAGGTTGTGCATTGAATGAACAGCAGCCTAAACTGGAGAGCTATTCGATCCACAAAACGGATACTGCTTTATTTTAGGACTCGCTTCAGTATTTTGACACATTTCGCATGGAAATGGAGATTGCCACCGCGCTGGGGTGCTCTGTTGGTTTTACCTTCGGAGGACTAGTATTTGTAGCGTATAAACTTGGTTTACTGTATCAGTTGTTTCATAAGGTAAGTCACTTCTGTGTAAACAATGTTTCATTCTAATTTGGTGTCAGCCTGCTCACTTGCTGTCTCAACTGTGAAACTCACATGCAGCCTGGTATTCTCAGAAGCAAAACAACTTGTTCATACCTTACTACAGTGTTATTTTACTCACTTGCTTCTTCACCTAGCCTAAGTGAACCTACATAAGACTCAGATACTCATCTAGTAGGTGAAAGGTAACCCTACTGTATGTGAGAGAACTTTGAACTGCCTTGTGGCTATCTAACACAAAGGCCATGACGACACAGTGCAGGTTCTTCAGAAGTTGTACAATAGGCTACATAAGGAGCATTAGGTCTACAAGGACAATATGCAGTTCATTGCTAAATACAAGATAGTGATATATAGATAACCAATAAGCATTTTCTAGTTTACAACAGAACTTTGCAGTTATTTAAATTAAATTATACACTGTCCTTGACCCTGATTTGAGATCTGCCTGTTCAGTCCTTTACCTGAGTCCTCTAATTCTTCCCCCAGACTGAGACTCAGAGCCCTCGCCATGGTGGGGAGAGTGTGGCAGAGGTTCTGCGTGCCCATGGGGTTAAGTTTGTCTTCACCCTGGTGGGGGGGCACATCTCGCCCATCTTGGTGGCCTGCGAGAAGCTGGGCATCCGCATCGTGGACACCAGGCATGAGGCTACTGCCGTCTTTGCAGCTGATGCTGTAGCTAGGCTCTCAGGTAAACTAGTACCGTACATTACCTACTATAATATCCTAAATACCTTGCATTACAGTTGTCCATCTGAACCGTTCGGACCTTGTTTAACTTGCTTAGGACACTGTAGTCTACTCATGTGTTCATACTGTAGcattgacactgtcagtgattctCCCTCCAACAGGCACTGTAGGTGTAGCTGCAGTGACTGCTGGCCCAGGCCTGACTAACACAGTCACAGCAGTGAAGAACGCTCAGATGGCCGAGTCTCCACTGCTTCTCATAGGGGGCGCTGCTGGAACACTACTTCAGGTGAGAGTCTGAGGCCTTTTACTGGTGTAGCAGCATGGGGGTACCCTAGTTCTAAAGTTAACACTAAGGCTACGCTGCAATAGCAAGTTAGACTCAACAATGACCATAATCTTGCACTGTACAGTTGTGTGACTGTGGGTGAGCACAATATATATTGATTCTCCCTATCCAttgtggaggtttgacctcttgGTGAACTGTTGTGCAGGGTAGAGGAGCGCTGCAGGACATTGACCAGATGTCCCTGTTCAAGCCGCTGTGTAAGTTCTGCGCCTCGGTGAGGAGTGTGAGGGAGATCGTCCCCACGATGAGGAAGGCCCTGGCCATTGCCCAGTCTGGAACTCCAGGACCTGTGTTCATAGAGTTCCCCATTGACACACTCTACCCCTTCCACCTGGTGTCCAAAGAGTTCGGAGTGAAAAACTCTCCCAAGGGAATAATGGGGAAAGTTGTCACTTGGTAAGTAATCAGCAGGATTGTGCTTGACCATGCTTTCACACATCCCTAGTGATTTGTGAAAGTAACAGATACTGTATATGTTCTTCCATAAGGtacctccacaatcacctaaagaACTTGTTTGCTGGGGCCTGGGAAACCAGAGATGTTTCACCTCTCCCTGTGCACATCCCTCAGGCCACAGATGATCAGGCAAGACTAACTCTAACCCTCAGTCATTCTCTAACAACAGTGAGAAAGGCTTCATTTGGTAGAACCAGTCAGTTCGTACTAGGCAGTTACAGATTTCCAAATAGACATGAAGGCATGTTTTTATGTAACCCTTGTGGCTCAATCTCTAGTGATTTGACATCAGGTACAAAAGTGTATAGAGCTGGTGAGCAGAGCCAAGAAGCCTGTTAtcctactggggagccaggcaACACTACCTCCAACACCTGCAGATGACATCAGGTATTTCAACAACCACATTTATATTACACATCATCAGACTTTTGGTCCATTCAATGCCAATTCATATAGTTGTCCTGTTACAGGGTAGCCCTGGAGTCCCTGGGCATCCCTTGCTTCCTGGGGGGAATGTCCCGTGGCATGCTGGGTAGGAACAGTCCCTTGCACATCAGACAGAACAGGAAATATGCCCTAAAGGACGCAGACCTTGTGCTGCTAGCAGGTGAGACACAAACTGCCATCTGTAAATCTTGTCTCCATACAgttgtttgtatttattatggatccccattactcttcctggtgttcagcaaaattaaggcagtttatacaatttttaaaacaatacattaacagatttcacaacacactgtgtgccctcaggcccctactccaccactaccacatatctacagaactaaatccatgtgtatttatagtgcgtatgttattgtgtgtatgcatgtgtctgtgccaatgtttgtgttgcttcacagtccccgctgttccataaagtgtttttttatatttttttatctgttttttaaataaaattttactacttgtgtcagttacttgatgtggaatagagttccatgtagtcatggctctatgtagtactgtgtgcctcccatagtctgttctggacttggggactgtgaatagacctctggtggggtatgcatgggtgtccgagctgtgtgccagtagtttagacagacagctcggtgcattcaacatgtcaatacctctcataaataaaagtagtgatgaagtcaatctctcctccactttctgccaggagagattgacatgcatattattaatattagctctctgtgtacatccaagggccagcagtgctgccctgttctgagccaattgcaattttcctaagtccttttttgtggcacctgaccacacgactgaacagcagtcaaggtgcgacaaaactagggcctgtaggacctgccttgttgatagtgttgttaagaaggcagagcatcgctttattataaaCAGACTTCTCCCAATCTTcactactactgcatcaatatgttttgaccatgacagtttgcaatccagggttactccaagcagtttagtcatctcaacttgttCAATTTCCACATTTGTTTATTACAACATTTTGTTGAGGTTTAGgttttagtgagtgttttgttccaaatacaatgattttagttttagaaatatttagggctaacttattccttgccacccactctgaaactaactgcagctctttgttgagtgtttcAGTCGCTTTAGTAGCTgacgtgttgagtcatccgcatacatagacaatctggctttactcagtcagtggcatgtcgttagtaaaaatgtaaaaaagcaaggggcctaaacagctaccctatTCCTGATTCTAAcaattatatttgagaggcttccattaaagaacaccctctgtgttctgttagacaagtaactctttagcCACATTATAGctgggggtgtaaagccataacacatatgtttttccagcagcagactatgatcaataatgtcaataGCTGCACTGAAGtttaacaagacagcccccacaatcactTCATCAATTTCTGTTGTTTTTGAGGCTGTCTCACAATGGTGGTATGTGTTGCAGGAACTGTATGTGACTTCCGATTAAGCTACGGCAGAGTGCTGAACAGGCGCAGCAAGATCATTGCCGTCAACAGAGATAAGACTCAACTTCTGAAGAACTCTGACATGTTCTGGAAGCCCAATGTGGCCGTTCAGGGTTGGTACTGTTGTCTGAATTGTCCAATCAATCTTATTTGCTTTCACAAAACGCTGCCACTTCCTGTTTGGCTATTTGATCTTGTGGAGACTAAAATGTCTGTGTCTTTTAGGAGATGTAGGCTCCTTCCTACTCCGTCTCTCCAAAGGCCTCATGGGCCACAAATGTCCCGAGGACTGGCCACAGAGGCTCAAAGCAGGAGACGTCACCAAAGAGAAGGCTAATCGGTACACAATTTATTCAGCCAGTTGGGCAGAAAGCCAActgttttttgtgttttttcttTTTATACATAACCAATAACCTTCATGCAAATTAATCAGTACATCTAGTGCACCAAACACAGACAGTACAGGTTGTGTTAGTTCCCTGTGAAAGTGTGTTTTgctctgtgtgttttctgtgcaGGGGGAAGGCTGATGAGAAGACGGACCGCCACCTGAACCCCCTGAGTGTCCTACACCATGTGGATGAGTTGATGGCTGACGACAGCATCATAGTGGCGGATGGGGGCGACTTTGTGGGCAGTGCTGCCTACATCATGAGACCAAGGGGCCCACTCCGCTGGCTGGATCCAGGTCAAGATCCTCAGTGGACAGTGTTAAATACAAATAGACAATATTTTTGGAAATGTGTTATAGGATTGTGGTCACTTGAGTAAGAGGGGTATTAACATGTACAATAAAACAAATAGGACTTGTTTATTTAATTTGAAAACGGGACATTCTTGATATCTTAATGGATGATTACCTGATGTTGTTGGTCATTCTAACAGGAGCATTTGGAACCCTTGGTGTTGGAGGAGGGTTTGCTCTGGGAGCCAAGCTGTGTCGGCCTGAGTCAGAGGTACAGTAGAATACCAAGCAGGCCTTATCCGTCACTGTTTTATAGGGGTTTAGGTTTTTCGGTTTGTTCATGTTGTGAAACACCATTTTTAGCTGACTTAAGTTTCTCATTGAGGTGTGGATTATCTATGGCGATGGTTCCCTGGGATACAGTGTTGCAGAATTTGACACTTTTACCAGACACAAGGTACAGTAATAACCAATTCACCATTCAGACCAACTTATCAACTAACTAATCATGCATTCAGACCAGTTTATCtgctttgtccctctctctcccagacgCCAGTAATTGCTCTGGTGGGGAACGATGCCTGTTGGAACCAGATCTCCAGGGAGCAGGTTCCCATCCTGGGCAGCAACGTGGCCTGTGGCCTGGCCTTCACAGGTCTTTTATATGTTGGCCTACTGTGCCACCATACTGGGGATCTCTAGTGCCTATACTCACATATGCAAGGTCTCTGTTAGCCCATGTCATGTCTTTGGATGTCATGTCATGCTGTCTCTGTTCTCCCCTTCCCTAGATTACCACATAGTTGCAGATGGTTACGGAGGCAAGGGCACCCTCATTGGTCGTGAGGACGAGGACAAGCTGGATGACATCATAAAAGAGGCACAGAAGGAGACCCGAGAGGGGAGAGCCACACTACTCAATGTTCTCATAGGGAAGACCAACTTCAGAGAGGGTTCCATCTCTGTGTAGAgtagctcagacagacagaccacaacCTCTGGGTAAAACCTTCCCACCTTGCCTAGAAACCCAAATCTGTTCACATGCTGTTGAACAGTACAACTGTTGCATTTTGCTGGTGAAGAAAAGTGTGACTTCTGGGAACCTCAACAATTCAGGAACTCATTCTTCTCAATCTTTTATCAGCCTTTTGATCCTTGCTATATACACTTTTAACCAATGAATGTATATTGACTTCGGATAGCCTATTGATTTACTGAACTCTACCTTGAAACTTGTCATTTATTTTGAAAAAGTGATATTTAAAAAAGGGATAtttggtggcaggtagcctagtggttagagtgttgggccagtaaccgaaaggttgctagatcgaatccccgagctgacaaggtaaaaatctgttcttcccctgagtaaggcagttaacccactgttcctaggctgtaattgtaaataagaatttgttcttaactgacttgcctagttcaattttaaaaatatttatgaAAATGCATCATACACTAAGCTACAAGCCGCAGGAGGATTTGTAGGGTTAACATCAAGGTAATAAATACAATTGTAATACTGTAGTTGTTTTTAATTTAAATGGTATAGAATTGATGATTGTATGCCTTTAATTCTTGAATATACTGTAAGACTCCACAAATACATCAATCAACAGAATGGATACACAAATACAAGATGTTGATTCAAAAGTTAATTATATGCAGTAGGAgtgccctttttttttttttttaaaggaaggaAGGAATTTAAACTGGAAGATGTTATCATATTTTACCATTTGGGTAGTGGTCATTATCTTGAATAAATTATAACATTTTATTACACTGCTCATACTATTTCATATATTCTATTTATATTTTAAGGAATTCTGCATTATCATGCAAATTGAAGTCCACCTTACATTTGCCTtgatttcatgcatgttaacatcagaagcctcctccctaaaaaAGAAAAATCACTGCTTTaacacactccgccaaccctgatgtcctagccgtgtctgaatcctggcttaggaaggccaccaaaaattctgaaatttccatccccaactataacattttccaccgagatagaactgccaaagggggtggagttgcaatctactgcacagacagcctgcagagttctgtcatgctatccaggtctgcccaaacagttcgagcttctactttcaaaaatccatctttccagaaaaaagtctctcactgttgctgcttGTTACAGACCcctcccctcagcccccagctgtgccctggacatcaTGTGAATTAATTgtcccccatttatcttcagagtttgtactgttaggtgacctaaactgggatatgcttaacaccccggccatcctacaatctacgctagatgccctcaatctcacccaaattattggaacctaccaggtataactcaggcaccctcatagatatcatcctgaccaacctgccctctaaatacacctctgctgtcttcaaccaggatctcagtgaccactgcctcattgcctgcatctgtaatgggtccgcggtcaaacgaccacccctcatcacagtcaaacgctctctaaaacacttcagcgagcaggcctttctaatcgacctggcccgggtatcctggaaagatattgaccatattccgtcagtagaggatgcctggttattctttaaagtgctttcctcaccatcttacataagcatgcccctttcaaaacatttgaaccaggaacagatatagcccttggttcactccagacctgactgcccttgaccagcacaaaaacatcctgtggcgtacggcattagcatcgaatagcccccgcgatatgcaacttttacgggaagttaggaaccaatatacacaggcagttaggaaagcaaaggctagctttttcaaacagaaatgtgcatcctgtagcacaaactccaaaaagttctgggacactaaagtccattgagaataagagcacctcctctcagctgcccactgcactgaggctaggaaacactgtcaccactgatgaGTCCACGattatcgagaatttcaataagcatttttctatggctggccttgctttccacctggctacccctaccccggtcaacagctctgcaccccccacagcaacttgcccaagcctcccccatttctccttcacccaaatccagatagctgatgttctgagggtcccgtgtggctcagttggtagagcatggcgcttgcaacgccagggttgtgggttcaattcccacggggggaccagggttcaattcccacggggggaccaggatgaatatgtatgaactttccaatttgtaagtccctctggataagagcgtctgctaaatgacttaaatgtaaatgttctgaaagagctgcaaaatctggacccctacaaatcagctgggctagacaatctggaccctctctttctaaaatgatctgctgcaattgttgcaacccctattactagcctgttcaacctctttttcgtatcgtctgagatccccaaagattggaaagctgccgcagtcatccccctcttcaaagggagagacactctagacccaaactgttacagacctatatctatcctaccctgcctttctaaggtctccgaaagccaagttaacaaacatatcaccgaccatttcgaatcccaccgtaccttctctgctatgcaatctggtttccgagctggtcatgggtgcacctcagccacgctcaaggtcctaaacgatatcataatcgcCATCCTCAAAAGACAAAACTGTGcggccgtattcatcaacctggccaaggctttcgactctgtcaatcaccacattcttatcggcagactcaacagtctTGGATTctgaaatgactgcctcgcctggttcaccaactacttctcagatagagttcagtgtgtcaaatcggagggtctgttgtccggacctctggcagtgccacagggttcaattctcaggccgactattttctctgtatacatcaatgatgtcgttcttgcggctggtgattctctgatccacctctacgcagacgacaccattctgtatacttctggccctttggacactgtgttaactaacctccagatgagctctaatgccatacaactctccttccgtggcctccaactgctcttaaacgctagtaaaactaaatgcatgcttttcagctgatcgctgcccgcacctgcccgcccacctggcatcactactctggacggttctgacttagaatatgtggacaactacaaatacctaggtgtctggttagactgtaaactctccttccagactcatattaagcaaatccaatccaaaattaaatctagaatcggcttcctatttcacaacaaagcatccttcactcatgctgccaaacataccctcgtaaaactgtaTATCCTACCGTTCCTTGACTTCGgccatgtcatttacaaaatagcctccaaca
It contains:
- the LOC120018133 gene encoding 2-hydroxyacyl-CoA lyase 2-like; this translates as MEMEIATALGCSVGFTFGGLVFVAYKLGLLYQLFHKTETQSPRHGGESVAEVLRAHGVKFVFTLVGGHISPILVACEKLGIRIVDTRHEATAVFAADAVARLSGTVGVAAVTAGPGLTNTVTAVKNAQMAESPLLLIGGAAGTLLQGRGALQDIDQMSLFKPLCKFCASVRSVREIVPTMRKALAIAQSGTPGPVFIEFPIDTLYPFHLVSKEFGVKNSPKGIMGKVVTWYLHNHLKNLFAGAWETRDVSPLPVHIPQATDDQVQKCIELVSRAKKPVILLGSQATLPPTPADDIRVALESLGIPCFLGGMSRGMLGRNSPLHIRQNRKYALKDADLVLLAGTVCDFRLSYGRVLNRRSKIIAVNRDKTQLLKNSDMFWKPNVAVQGDVGSFLLRLSKGLMGHKCPEDWPQRLKAGDVTKEKANRGKADEKTDRHLNPLSVLHHVDELMADDSIIVADGGDFVGSAAYIMRPRGPLRWLDPGAFGTLGVGGGFALGAKLCRPESEVWIIYGDGSLGYSVAEFDTFTRHKTPVIALVGNDACWNQISREQVPILGSNVACGLAFTDYHIVADGYGGKGTLIGREDEDKLDDIIKEAQKETREGRATLLNVLIGKTNFREGSISV